One window of Oceanivirga salmonicida genomic DNA carries:
- a CDS encoding peptidase U32 family protein: MNKVELLSPAGNMEKLKEAIHFGADACYIGGGAFNLRGMSANFRDKELKEAVEYAHKLGKRVYVTLNIFAHNKDIDYMPRFIKYLDEINVDAVIVSDLGVFHTVKEHAPNMEIHISTQANSINWATVKAWKDLGATRVILAREMTLKEIKEIKEKVPDIEIEVFIHGAMCMAYSGRCLLSNYFTNRDANRGVCAQDCRWKYKVVAEDHESTGAHEILEDNEGTYIFNAKDLCTIEFIDKIIEAGVDSLKIEGRMKSIYYNSTVTKQYREAIDAYYKGNYKYNEKWMLELQTISHRLYSQGFFFGKTSDLDQNYDTNLSYSQTYQLVANVLEDMGDNKYKVYMRNKVIIDDEVELEIMQPNVDPIAFKLDKFLDTKDNEYKKIVNPNTIAIIEVPVKLQVMDLLRKKLPIGQSESDIDLDI, encoded by the coding sequence TTGAACAAAGTAGAATTATTATCACCAGCAGGTAATATGGAAAAATTAAAAGAAGCGATACATTTTGGTGCAGATGCATGTTATATAGGTGGTGGAGCTTTTAATTTAAGAGGAATGTCGGCTAATTTTAGAGATAAAGAATTAAAAGAAGCAGTTGAGTATGCACATAAATTAGGAAAAAGAGTATATGTTACTCTTAATATATTTGCTCATAATAAAGATATAGATTACATGCCAAGATTTATTAAATATTTAGATGAAATTAATGTTGATGCTGTTATTGTATCAGATTTAGGAGTATTTCATACAGTAAAAGAACATGCACCTAATATGGAGATACATATAAGTACACAGGCTAATAGTATAAATTGGGCGACAGTTAAAGCATGGAAAGACCTAGGTGCAACAAGAGTTATTTTAGCAAGAGAAATGACCTTAAAAGAAATAAAAGAGATAAAAGAAAAAGTGCCTGACATAGAAATTGAAGTATTTATACATGGTGCCATGTGTATGGCATACTCTGGAAGATGTTTACTAAGTAATTACTTTACCAATAGAGACGCTAATAGGGGTGTCTGTGCACAAGATTGTAGATGGAAGTATAAAGTAGTGGCAGAAGATCATGAATCAACAGGAGCACATGAAATATTAGAAGATAATGAGGGTACATATATATTCAATGCAAAAGATTTATGTACAATAGAATTTATAGACAAAATTATAGAAGCAGGAGTAGATTCGCTTAAAATTGAAGGTAGAATGAAAAGTATTTACTATAATTCAACAGTAACTAAACAATATAGAGAAGCAATAGATGCATATTATAAAGGAAATTATAAATACAATGAAAAATGGATGTTAGAACTTCAAACTATAAGTCATAGACTATATTCACAAGGTTTCTTTTTTGGAAAAACAAGTGATTTAGATCAAAATTATGATACAAATTTATCATATAGTCAAACATATCAATTAGTTGCTAATGTATTAGAAGATATGGGTGATAATAAATATAAAGTATATATGAGAAATAAAGTAATAATTGATGATGAAGTAGAATTAGAAATAATGCAGCCTAATGTAGATCCAATAGCATTTAAATTAGATAAATTTTTAGATACTAAAGATAATGAATACAAAAAAATAGTAAATCCTAATACAATAGCAATA